The stretch of DNA TCGGAGCGGGAGTACTACCAGACCCCGCGCTAGCCATCCCTACACTGGCGCGGTGCGCATCGTCTTCGCCGGCACCCCAGAGCCAGCGCTTCCGTCGTTGCGACGGCTGATCGAATCGCCGCGTCACGACGTCGTCGCCGTGTTGACCCGGCCTGACGCCGCGAAGGGCAGGCACGGCAAGCTCTCGCCGTCGCCGGTGGCTCAGCTGGCCCTTGAACACGACATTCCCGTGCTGCGGCCGTCACGTCCCAACTCCGACGAATTCATCGCCGAGCTGACGGACCTGGCGCCAGACGCCTGCGGGGTCGTCGCCTACGGCGCGCTGCTGTCGGAACGGTTGCTCGCGGTGCCCGCCAACGGCTGGATCAACCTGCACTTCTCGCTGTTGCCCGCGTGGCGTGGCGCGGCACCCGTGCAGGCGGCCATCGCCGCCGGTGACGCGGTGACCGGAGCGACGACGTTTCAGATCGAACTCGCGCTGGACTCAGGCCCGGTGTACGGGGTCGTGACGGAGACGATCCGGCCCACCGACACCGCGGGCGATCTGCTTGAGCGGCTGTCGATTTCGGGAGCGGCGCTGCTGGAGACGACGCTCGATGGTATCGCCGACGGTTCGCTGACCGCGGTGCCACAGCCCACCGACGGCGTCACCGTCGCGCCGAAAGTCACCGTCGACGACGCGCGTGTGCGGTGGGACCTGCCCGCCCACGCGGTCGATCGCCGGGTTCGGGCCGTCACGCCGAATCCCGGCGCATGGACAATGATTGGCGATCTGCGCGTCAAACTCGGTCCCGTGACCGTGGAAGAGGGGGCAAACACTCTGGCGCCCGGTGCGATTCGGGTGGAACGCAACGGCGTTCACGTTGGCACGGGCTCGCATCCGGTGCTCCTCGGCCAGATCCAGCCCCAGGGTAAGAAGCCGATGCTCGCTGCTGACTGGGCGCGCGGTGCCCGTCTCGACGAAACCGCACGCGCCGAATGACCAAGCCGCCCAACAGACGTCCGCCGCGACGCAAACCACTCGACCCGGCCCGCGGGGCGGCGTTCGACGTGTTGCGCGCGGTGTCGGAGCGTGACGCCTACGCCAATCTCGCCCTGCCTGCGCTGCTGCGCGATCGCGGTATCACCGGCCGCGACGCAGCGTTCGCCACCGAACTCGCCTATGGCACTTGCCGCACCCGCGGCTTGCTCGACTCGATCATCGGCAAGGCAGCCAATCGACCGCCCGAGCACATCGACCCCGTGCTGCTGGACCTGCTGCGGCTCGGCGCCTACCAACTGCTGCGCACCAGGGTGGAACACCATGCGGCGGTGTCCACGACCGTCGAGCAGGCGGGTATCGAATTCGATTCGGCTCGAGCGGGTTTCGTCAACGGTGTGCTGCGCACCATCGCCGGCCGTGACGAACAGTCTTGGGTGTCGGAGCTGGCCCCGTCCGCTGACAGCGATCCCATCGGACATCTCGCGTTCGTGCATGCCCATCCGCGTTGGGTTGCCCAAGCCTTCGCCGACGCGCTTGGCGTCGATGCGGGACAGCTGGACGCGCTCTTGGCAAGCGATGACGCGCGCCCGGCGGTGCATCTGGCCGCGCGGCCCGGCGTGTTGACCGCCGAGGAACTGGCCGATCAGGTCGACGGCACCGTCGGGCGATATTCGCCGTACGCGGTGTACCTGTCAGGTGGCGATCCGGGTCGGCTTGACGCGATCCGTGGGGGTGCGGCGCTGGTGCAGGACGAGGGCAGCCAGTTGGTGGCGCGGGCCTTGACCCTCGCCCCACTCGACGGCCCGGACTCCGGCCGATGGCTGGATCTGTGCTCAGGCCCCGGCGGCAAGACCGCGCTGTTGGCCGCTTTAGCTGACGGAGCACAGGTCACCGCGATCGAGCCAGCCGCTAGACGCGCCGAGATGGTCGAGGAGAACACCCGTGGCCTGCCGGTCGAGGTGGTGCGCGTCGACGGCCGCGAGTCGGGGCTCGAGCCGGGATTCGACAGGGTGTTGGTCGACGCCCCGTGTACCGGGCTCGGTGCGCTGCGGCGCAGGCCAGAGGCCCGCTGGCGGCGCCAGCCCAGCGACGTGCCTGCGTTGGCCAAGCTGCAGCGTGAGCTGCTGGCCTCGGCAATTGAGCTGACCCGGCCCGGCGGGGTGGTGCTGTATGCGACGTGTTCGCCGCATCTGGCCGAGACCGTTGGCGTCGTGGCCGACGCATTGCGCCGTCACCGGGTCATGGCGTTGGACACCCGGCCGTTGTTCGACCCGGTCGACGATCTCGGCGACGGGCCCTACGTGCAGCTCTGGCCGCACCGGCATGGCACCGATGCGATGTTCGCCGCGGCCCTCTTAGTAGGGTGAGCGCCATGGCAGAACCCCTGATCGCGCCGTCGATCCTGGCCGCCGACTTCGCCGAGCTCGGCGACGAAGCCGCGGCGGTGGCGGGCGCCGACTGGCTGCACGTCGATGTGATGGACAACCACTTCGTGCCCAACCTGACCATTGGGCTCCCGGTTGTCGAGGCGTTGCTCAGGAGAACCGACATCCCGATGGACTGCCATCTGATGATCGACAACCCCGACAGGTGGGCGCCGCCCTATGCCGAGGCCGGGGCGTACAACGTCACATTCCACGCCGAGGCAACCGACAACCCAATCGGCGTGGCCCGCGACATCCGGGCAGCAGGCGCCAAGGCGGGGCTCTCGGTCAAGCCGGGCACCCCGATCGAGCCGTACCTGGAGATCCTGCCCCACTTCGACACGCTG from Mycobacterium sp. JS623 encodes:
- the fmt gene encoding methionyl-tRNA formyltransferase, which codes for MRIVFAGTPEPALPSLRRLIESPRHDVVAVLTRPDAAKGRHGKLSPSPVAQLALEHDIPVLRPSRPNSDEFIAELTDLAPDACGVVAYGALLSERLLAVPANGWINLHFSLLPAWRGAAPVQAAIAAGDAVTGATTFQIELALDSGPVYGVVTETIRPTDTAGDLLERLSISGAALLETTLDGIADGSLTAVPQPTDGVTVAPKVTVDDARVRWDLPAHAVDRRVRAVTPNPGAWTMIGDLRVKLGPVTVEEGANTLAPGAIRVERNGVHVGTGSHPVLLGQIQPQGKKPMLAADWARGARLDETARAE
- a CDS encoding RsmB/NOP family class I SAM-dependent RNA methyltransferase, which translates into the protein MTKPPNRRPPRRKPLDPARGAAFDVLRAVSERDAYANLALPALLRDRGITGRDAAFATELAYGTCRTRGLLDSIIGKAANRPPEHIDPVLLDLLRLGAYQLLRTRVEHHAAVSTTVEQAGIEFDSARAGFVNGVLRTIAGRDEQSWVSELAPSADSDPIGHLAFVHAHPRWVAQAFADALGVDAGQLDALLASDDARPAVHLAARPGVLTAEELADQVDGTVGRYSPYAVYLSGGDPGRLDAIRGGAALVQDEGSQLVARALTLAPLDGPDSGRWLDLCSGPGGKTALLAALADGAQVTAIEPAARRAEMVEENTRGLPVEVVRVDGRESGLEPGFDRVLVDAPCTGLGALRRRPEARWRRQPSDVPALAKLQRELLASAIELTRPGGVVLYATCSPHLAETVGVVADALRRHRVMALDTRPLFDPVDDLGDGPYVQLWPHRHGTDAMFAAALLVG
- the rpe gene encoding ribulose-phosphate 3-epimerase — translated: MAEPLIAPSILAADFAELGDEAAAVAGADWLHVDVMDNHFVPNLTIGLPVVEALLRRTDIPMDCHLMIDNPDRWAPPYAEAGAYNVTFHAEATDNPIGVARDIRAAGAKAGLSVKPGTPIEPYLEILPHFDTLLIMSVEPGFGGQKFIPEVLPKVGTVRRLVDAGELTIVVEIDGGINEDTIEEAALAGVDCFVAGSAVYSAEDPAAAVESLRRQAASASKHLTL